One Littorina saxatilis isolate snail1 linkage group LG10, US_GU_Lsax_2.0, whole genome shotgun sequence DNA window includes the following coding sequences:
- the LOC138978885 gene encoding E3 ubiquitin-protein ligase Midline-1-like: MASPTTDKGFMDLSMQCPGDSDFPREVYNDLRCPICLEFFKHPIILPCSHVLCRSPCTEHLFDFNFIRCPVCRENCYISGGIGSLPRVIALESIIEKYRTERRKAIKCASKGSKSLITPAVFGGGGGGGGGRSEGIGGGGTGEAAETGIHAVSSSGACSHDGNSGFAAENSETEQRKSSPVSSRCSEDSMCFPATITVARADDISQTPRNNLQSLSHEPLANRSSLLSISSTPRHFESLDTSLLDVTFDSVTSCPRHGLGSSLYCQVCERCVCDVCGDADHVTAHETNTLDEASLQVKSGLVRNVDKMVDSQMKVMDSLQQQRQHQKDMEQHFNRKREDIDMQCDSLLAEVEHKRGVFLADLDQEERMRHGEIDDVIEVFEKILAASQSLTQYTTELCEKDSATVLQVSPALNDQILGSMLDCEACQVQPDDLHPDFTQGKVVDLRKEQCLLRDICYLNPPGAPNLDLARCARNHNSVALFLVPHRGSDVVDTYVIRYCSEDQKNLGIEETVTFQNGHSDHLSSGGQGIASLSYVALLDNLSTATTYLFCTTAANRAGHSPNSEVVQCVTLTHSDSVVPAPVILTAMCKTYTSSIRVFTPSPHDVAPEQSISHFLLYRSRNRKSLWRSVALCGRAEHRLFGLEPETLYEFVVMATNPGGECQLSERVVLETEKCS; this comes from the exons TGCCCAGGTGATAGCGATTTCCCGCGCGAAGTCTACAACGATCTTCGCTGTCCCATCTGCCTGGAGTTCTTCAAGCATCCCATAATCCTTCCCTGTAGTCACGTGCTGTGTCGCAGCCCATGCACAGAGCATCTCTTCGATTTCAACTTCATCCGGTGCCCTGTGTGCCGAGAAAACTGCTACATCAGCGGTGGAATCGGAAGTCTACCGCGAGTGATCGCCCTTGAGAGTATCATTGAAAAGTACAGAACGGAACGGCGTAAAGCGATTAAGTGTGCTAGCAAAGGAAGTAAAAGTCTCATAACTCCAgccgtttttggaggaggaggaggaggaggaggagggcgaAGTGAAGGTataggaggaggaggaacagGAGAGGCTGCAGAAACAGGAATACATGCTGTATCTTCAAGTGGAGCTTGCAGCCACGACGGAAATAGTGGTTTTGCCGCAGAAAACTCTGAAACGGAGCAAAGAAAATCGAGTCCTGTATCTTCCAGGTGTTCTGAAGACAGCATGTGTTTTCCAGCCACCATTACTGTGGCAAGAGCAGACGATATTTCTCAAACTCCTAGAAACAATTTACAATCTTTGTCACACGAACCTCTAGCTAACAGGTCGTCTCTACTTTCAATATCATCCACACCGAGACATTTTGAATCTTTGGACACCTCACTCTTAGACGTCACTTTCGACTCCGTGACGTCATGCCCGCGTCATGGTCTCGGGTCGTCTTTGTACTGTCAAGTGtgtgagcgatgtgtgtgtgacgtgtgtggtGATgcggatcacgtgaccgcccaCGAGACGAACACCTTGGATGAGGCTTCGCTGCAGGTGAAG AGCGGCCTGGTTCGGAACGTGGACAAGATGGTCGACAGTCAGATGAAGGTGATGGACTCCTTgcagcaacaacgacaacatcAAAAGGATATGGAG CAACACTTCAACCGGAAGCGGGAAGACATTGACATGCAGTGTGATTCCTTGCTGGCGGAAGTAGAGCACAAGCGCGGCGTCTTTCTGGCTGACCTGGACCAAGAAGAGCGCATGCGCCACGGCGAgattgatgacgtcatcgaagtGTTCGAGAAAATTCTAGCAGCATCTCAAAGCTTGACGCAATACACTACTGAGCTGTGTGAGAAAGACTCTGCCACCGtgttacag GTGTCACCAGCTCTCAACGATCA AATTCTTGGGTCCATGTTGGACTGCGAAGCATGCCAAGTTCAACCGGACGACCTTCACCCTGACTTCACACAGGGCAAGGTCGTTGACCTCCGCAAAGAACAGTGTTTGTTGAGGGACATTTGTTATCTGAATC CCCCTGGTGCCCCCAACCTTGACCTTGCGCGATGCGCGCGCAACCACAATTCTGTGGCTCTCTTCCTTGTGCCACATCGAGGCTCTGACGTCGTTGACACCTACGTCATACGCTACTGCTCAGAGGACCAGAAGAATCTTGGGATAGAG GAGACAGTGACCTTTCAAAACGGCCACAGCGACCACCTGTCATCGGGCGGACAGGGCATTGCCTCTCTATCCTACGTGGCCCTGCTCGACAACCTCTCAACAGCGACCACCTACCTGTTTTGTACGACCGCCGCCAACAGAGCGGGTCATAGTCCCAACAGCGAGGTGGTGCAGTGTGTCACCTTGACTCACTCTGATAGTGTCGTTCCGG CTCCCGTGATCCTGACAGCCATGTGCAAGACGTACACCTCCTCCATCCGGGTCTTCACGCCCAGCCCTCATGACGTGGCACCGGAACAGAGCATCTCCCACTTCCTGTTGTACAGATCACGTAACCGGAAGTCGCTGTGGCGGAGCGTGGCGCTGTGCGGCAGAGCGGAACACAGACTCTTTGGTCTGGAACCGGAAACGCTGTACGAGTTTGTTGTTATGGCAACGAACCCTGGCGGAGAGTGTCAATTGTCGGAACGGGTCGTCTTGGAAACGGAGAAATGTAGTTAA